A single region of the Rhipicephalus microplus isolate Deutch F79 chromosome 10, USDA_Rmic, whole genome shotgun sequence genome encodes:
- the LOC142774531 gene encoding uncharacterized protein LOC142774531 produces the protein MAAPPPRPQLLVPAPLPDHPGVPPAQLPPGHPGAPLPPSHSGAPGASLPPGHPGAPPAPLQPGHSGAPPAPLPPGHPGVLPAAPPGQSGVPSPPETPPQGLAPPSHLEAPSAAPMSPVEPSTHAAPLPPPAAGPPASAAAPPHPAPQTVAPWVQPAHTAVPKQYTAQAAGQISGTCAVATVKGAPSEPFKREYLTAVKAYEQQVGANIVRGKMFIESLPTNRSVSATGMLPGMVPGTALPGIESSNNMEMGMGTGGPCGYSQHMTMGGGFGASPVGVQRSRDDFREMMNSGGGVDFAKLAEMGPQVRRLLDMGSQIDQIMDMTRKAEGSPIPMGLDSTAGRVGGPATGFGGPPPLMSDGGFDLPMRDRYCGSMMPPYGAPTPGMASAYSAERFQGGYGRPGMDPPMSGSAAWPRDGPRGRRTTSRENVRPPMNDFTEESRFSPNHSMSRASDLLQKIKEDIDAHRAETVLQKIRRDVITMDTDNDIGRVATARRNSLPPERGKKSSRTHRRPHDDWDYEERKSPRPRRGTSRHHKSSSSSSSSSSSSSSRGNPRKNRSHKYKDGKSKRRKSKGKKRRGSAKNDSSSSSSSSSSPGRISPRNKGGRSVEFVRKVTERFSSESPDDEDPAATVDDFNQQYLLIARPVSLVATNEPGVRRSGCPVLNALGVGSREKTAIRTQSKAFGGSLFKCGTDGRPPSSMSAGGVLYRYESKPTGLKRE, from the coding sequence ATGGCCGCCCCACCTCCAAGACCGCAACTCTTGGTTCCTGCCCCGCTACCAGATCACCCAGGAGTGCCTCCTGCCCAGTTACCACCTGGTCATCCAGGTGCTCCTTTACCACCAAGCCATTCGGGTGCACCTGGTGCTTCTTTACCACCGGGCCATCCAGGTGCACCTCCTGCCCCTTTACAACCAGGTCACTCAGGAGCACCTCCAGCACCTTTACCACCAGGTCACCCGGGAGTGCTACCGGCTGCTCCACCAGGCCAATCAGGTGTGCCTTCACCTCCTGAAACTCCACCACAAGGCCTCGCACCACCGAGTCATCTAGAAGCACCTTCTGCCGCACCAATGTCGCCAGTTGAACCATCGACGCATGCTGCTCCATTACCTCCCCCTGCTGCAGGGCCACCAGCTTCAGCTGCTGCTCCGCCACATCCTGCACCTCAAACAGTTGCACCGTGGGTGCAGCCGGCCCATACTGCGGTGCCAAAGCAGTACACCGCGCAGGCAGCTGGCCAGATATCCGGCACGTGCGCGGTGGCAACGGTCAAGGGCGCACCTTCTGAGCCGTTCAAGAGAGAATACTTGACCGCTGTGAAGGCGTACGAACAGCAAGTGGGCGCCAATATCGTTCGTGGCAAGATGTTCATCGAGAGCTTGCCCACGAACCGCAGCGTTTCCGCTACGGGAATGTTGCCTGGGATGGTTCCGGGAACGGCACTGCCAGGAATCGAGTCCAGCAACAATATGGAGATGGGCATGGGAACCGGCGGGCCCTGTGGATACAGCCAGCATATGACCATGGGTGGTGGCTTCGGCGCCTCTCCAGTGGGCGTCCAGCGAAGCCGCGATGACTTCAGGGAAATGATGAACTCTGGCGGAGGAGTAGATTTCGCGAAGTTGGCCGAGATGGGACCCCAGGTTCGGAGGCTGCTGGATATGGGAAGCCAGATAGACCAGATAATGGACATGACCCGGAAGGCCGAGGGGTCTCCGATACCCATGGGATTAGATTCTACGGCAGGGCGTGTTGGTGGTCCCGCCACGGGCTTCGGAGGGCCACCACCGTTGATGTCGGATGGCGGTTTCGACTTGCCGATGCGAGACAGATACTGTGGATCCATGATGCCACCTTACGGCGCACCAACACCTGGCATGGCGAGTGCTTACAGCGCGGAACGCTTCCAGGGGGGATACGGAAGGCCTGGTATGGATCCCCCCATGTCCGGTTCCGCCGCTTGGCCAAGAGATGGTCCTAGGGGAAGGCGAACTACTTCGAGGGAGAATGTGAGGCCTCCAATGAACGACTTCACCGAGGAAAGCAGGTTCTCACCCAACCACTCTATGAGCAGGGCTTCGGACCTGCTACAGAAAATAAAAGAGGACATCGACGCGCATCGCGCCGAGACGGTGCTGCAGAAAATTCGGAGAGACGTCATAACGATGGACACCGACAATGACATAGGCCGTGTGGCTACGGCCAGGAGGAACAGTCTACCTCCGGAACGAGGTAAGAAGTCTTCGCGCACCCACCGTAGACCTCATGACGACTGGGACTACGAGGAGAGGAAGTCGCCTAGACCGAGGCGAGGAACTTCGCGACACCACAAGTcctcatcgtcatcttcatccTCATCTTCATCCTCTTCGTCTCGCGGCAATCCACGCAAAAATCGTTCTCACAAGTACAAGGACGGCAAGAGCAAACGCCGAAAgtcgaaaggaaagaaaaggagggGATCCGCAAAGAACGactcgtcgtcttcgtcgtcctCTTCGTCTTCGCCGGGTCGAATCTCGCCCCGGAACAAAGGCGGCAGGTCCGTCGAGTTCGTCAGGAAGGTCACCGAGCGGTTCAGCTCAGAGTCGCCCGACGACGAAGACCCCGCGGCTACTGTGGACGACTTCAACCAGCAGTACTTGCTTATCGCGCGACCTGTAAGCCTCGTCGCGACTAATGAGCCCGGGGTTCGCAGGTCCGGCTGTCCTGTGCTCAACGCGCTAGGCGTCGGCTCTAGGGAGAAAACCGCGATTCGGACGCAGTCGAAGGCTTTCGGAGGCAGCCTGTTCAAGTGCGGGACGGATGGACGGCCGCCTTCCTCCATGTCAGCGGGTGGCGTGTTGTACCGCTACGAAAGCAAGCCGACGGGTTTGAAGCGGGAGTGA